In Campylobacter vicugnae, a genomic segment contains:
- the lon gene encoding endopeptidase La, with the protein MSIANLPIIVEDELFLYPFMITPIFLNDERNIKALDLALRDDSPVMIVCSKPSRGGEREFDSIYEYGVIGNVMRRVTMPDGRVKILFQGLNRGKIISAIDIDPLIAQVDTVILDEYDINRIKASLSVLKESVKSLSLLNHFFPPDLLRTIDDSNEASRVCDLVCSALHLKKDVAYNFFIQTDLEQKILDIIEYLNAQIETNKLQKEIKTKVSSRIDRANKEYFLKEQLKEIQRELGIDLDKEAQITQYKERLEAKREFMSEDAYKEINKNISKLSKMHTDSAESSMTSSYLDWALDMPFGSFSSKKLTVKDVQKELDKDHFGLIKPKSRIIEYFGLKELLHSRGLEDNKGAILCFVGPPGIGKTSLANSISNALKRELVRIALGGLEDVNELRGHRRTYIGAMPGRIVQGLIEAKSMNPVVVLDEIDKIARSYKGDPTAVLLEILDPEQNSKFRDYYLNFHIDLSKVIFIATANDASAIPAPLRDRMEFIWLNSYTPQEKFEIAKRYLWPNELKKHGLQSSEVMIKKDALNLLISDYTRESGVRNLRHRIADILRKSALEILNNQTQKIVITTKNLENYLDKKVFEIEIVSKKNEIGIANGLAWTAVGGDVLKIEALKIKGKGTMQITGQLGDVMKESATIAFSLVKSLIDKGEISIPKNLIQIDKEGEQKAVYDSYDLHIHVPEGATPKDGPSAGITMSVVIASILSDTPIYSNVAMTGEITLSGKVLPIGGLKEKLIAAYKAGVAKAIIPRKNYDRDLKDIPNQVLDNMEIIAVDTIVDVLKAALVK; encoded by the coding sequence ATGAGTATAGCTAATTTACCAATTATAGTTGAAGATGAGTTATTTTTATATCCTTTTATGATTACTCCAATATTTTTAAATGATGAGAGAAATATTAAAGCACTAGACTTAGCCTTAAGAGATGATAGTCCAGTTATGATAGTTTGCTCTAAGCCTTCAAGAGGAGGTGAGAGAGAATTTGATTCTATCTATGAGTATGGTGTAATAGGTAATGTTATGAGACGAGTTACTATGCCCGATGGTAGAGTTAAGATCTTGTTTCAAGGATTAAATAGAGGTAAAATCATATCTGCAATAGATATAGATCCGCTCATAGCTCAAGTAGATACTGTAATTTTAGATGAGTATGATATAAATAGAATAAAAGCTAGTCTAAGTGTATTAAAAGAGAGTGTAAAAAGCTTAAGTTTATTAAATCACTTCTTTCCACCAGATCTTCTTCGTACCATTGATGATAGCAATGAGGCTAGCAGGGTTTGCGATCTTGTGTGTAGTGCTTTACATCTTAAAAAAGATGTAGCTTATAACTTTTTTATCCAAACAGATTTAGAGCAAAAAATATTAGATATTATAGAGTATCTAAATGCTCAAATAGAGACAAATAAACTTCAAAAAGAGATAAAAACTAAAGTAAGCTCTAGAATCGATAGAGCTAATAAAGAGTATTTTTTAAAAGAACAACTAAAAGAAATTCAGCGTGAATTAGGTATAGATTTAGATAAAGAAGCTCAAATTACACAGTATAAAGAGAGACTTGAAGCTAAGCGTGAATTTATGAGCGAAGATGCCTATAAAGAGATTAATAAAAATATATCAAAATTGAGTAAAATGCATACAGATAGTGCTGAATCTAGTATGACTAGCAGCTATTTGGATTGGGCTTTAGATATGCCTTTTGGTAGCTTTAGTTCTAAAAAATTAACTGTAAAAGATGTTCAAAAAGAGCTTGATAAAGATCATTTTGGGCTTATAAAGCCAAAAAGTAGAATTATAGAGTATTTTGGACTTAAAGAGCTTTTGCATAGTAGAGGATTAGAAGATAATAAAGGGGCAATTTTATGCTTTGTAGGGCCTCCTGGAATTGGTAAGACAAGTTTAGCAAATTCAATCTCAAATGCATTAAAAAGAGAGCTAGTGCGTATAGCTCTTGGTGGGTTAGAAGATGTAAATGAGTTACGCGGACATCGTCGCACATATATAGGTGCAATGCCAGGAAGGATAGTGCAAGGCTTAATTGAAGCAAAAAGTATGAATCCAGTAGTGGTATTAGATGAGATAGATAAGATTGCAAGATCATATAAAGGCGACCCGACTGCTGTATTGCTTGAGATATTAGACCCTGAACAAAATAGTAAATTTCGTGATTATTATTTAAATTTCCATATAGATTTAAGCAAAGTAATATTTATAGCTACGGCAAATGATGCTAGTGCTATACCGGCTCCACTTCGTGATAGAATGGAGTTTATTTGGTTAAATAGCTATACACCACAAGAAAAATTTGAGATAGCAAAGAGATATTTATGGCCAAATGAGCTTAAAAAGCATGGATTGCAAAGTAGTGAAGTAATGATTAAAAAAGATGCTCTTAATTTATTAATTAGCGATTATACTAGAGAGAGTGGTGTGAGAAATTTACGCCATAGAATAGCTGATATATTACGAAAATCTGCCTTAGAGATATTAAATAATCAAACACAAAAAATAGTAATTACAACAAAAAATTTAGAAAATTATCTTGATAAAAAAGTTTTTGAAATTGAGATTGTAAGCAAAAAAAATGAAATAGGTATAGCAAATGGCCTTGCATGGACAGCAGTTGGCGGAGATGTGTTAAAAATAGAAGCATTAAAGATAAAAGGCAAGGGTACTATGCAAATCACTGGTCAGTTAGGCGATGTGATGAAGGAGTCTGCTACAATAGCTTTTAGTCTTGTAAAGAGTCTGATAGATAAGGGCGAAATTTCTATTCCAAAAAATTTAATTCAAATAGATAAAGAAGGCGAACAAAAAGCTGTATATGATAGCTATGATTTACATATACATGTACCAGAAGGTGCTACGCCAAAAGATGGCCCAAGCGCAGGAATTACAATGAGTGTTGTTATTGCTTCAATTTTAAGCGATACTCCAATTTATAGCAATGTTGCAATGACTGGAGAGATTACTTTAAGTGGAAAAGTATTGCCAATTGGCGGGTTAAAAGAGAAGCTAATTGCAGCTTATAAAGCAGGAGTTGCAAAAGCAATAATCCCACGTAAAAATTATGATAGAGATTTAAAAGATATCCCAAATCAGGTTTTAGATAATATGGAAATTATCGCTGTTGATACAATTGTAGATGTGTTAAAAGCTGCACTTGTAAAATAA
- the hpf gene encoding ribosome hibernation-promoting factor, HPF/YfiA family, whose translation MNTSIVGRQFELTESIKSYCDSAFDALSKYNLDIISAKAIISADERNGKKGFDVEFAINLAKKDTIVIRQKDKDLYAAIDLALDRASKVLRRHHDKLVTHKNSDELKESRVIADEVSIEGADEIIPTELELYKPMEVEEALTKLKDSGAQFYVFNDMDAKMRVLYKRNDGKFGLY comes from the coding sequence ATGAATACAAGTATAGTAGGTAGACAATTTGAGCTAACTGAATCTATCAAAAGCTATTGTGATAGCGCATTTGATGCACTTAGCAAATATAATTTAGATATAATCTCAGCTAAAGCCATAATCTCAGCTGATGAGAGAAATGGCAAAAAAGGTTTTGATGTAGAGTTTGCTATTAATTTAGCCAAAAAAGACACAATAGTAATCCGCCAAAAAGATAAAGATCTATACGCTGCAATCGATTTAGCTCTTGATAGAGCTAGCAAGGTTCTTCGCAGACATCATGATAAACTAGTAACTCATAAAAATAGCGATGAACTAAAAGAATCTAGAGTTATAGCTGATGAAGTATCAATCGAAGGTGCTGATGAGATTATACCAACTGAACTTGAATTATATAAACCAATGGAAGTTGAAGAGGCTTTAACTAAATTAAAAGATAGCGGTGCGCAATTTTATGTATTTAATGATATGGATGCTAAAATGCGCGTTCTATACAAAAGAAATGATGGAAAATTTGGTCTATACTAA
- a CDS encoding M20/M25/M40 family metallo-hydrolase, with the protein MKILDKFKEICAIPHCSFDALKLRDYLVDFAKSNGFSVEVDEFDNIYAIKGEPKICLQAHYDMVCVGDAPNIELIDDGKILRAKNSSLGADNGIGVAIMMEMITKFDNLELLFSANEEVGLIGANGFNKKIKSGRLLNLDSEHEDGVFIGCAAGELIEAKIPLKMVKYSQKLFELSIGNLPGGHSGLEIIKDIPNSLKIMAEFIAKNGAKLVNIEGGERSNSIPVNAKAVVMCDKISWIDKRVKVKELGIGNEILEFGDNILALINSFAQGVRSYDENLNIVRDSINLSTIKNEDGFIKVEFFARSMSETGLERIKFETKTLANLAGFEVSFFERSGAWTPNVGEFANVVLGFMQENNPKVKFQAVHAGLECGVFVAKQNGLEAASIGPNIYSPHSINEHLEIDSLEKIAKVVEKIVAYYQN; encoded by the coding sequence ATGAAAATATTGGATAAATTTAAAGAAATTTGTGCTATTCCACATTGTAGTTTTGATGCGTTAAAGCTTAGAGATTATCTGGTTGATTTTGCTAAAAGTAATGGGTTTAGTGTAGAAGTTGATGAGTTTGATAATATTTATGCTATTAAAGGTGAGCCAAAAATCTGCCTTCAAGCACACTATGATATGGTTTGTGTTGGAGATGCACCAAATATCGAATTAATTGATGATGGTAAAATTTTGCGAGCTAAAAATTCTAGCTTAGGTGCTGATAATGGAATTGGTGTAGCAATTATGATGGAGATGATAACTAAATTTGATAATCTTGAGTTACTTTTTAGCGCAAATGAAGAAGTAGGGCTTATAGGTGCTAATGGATTTAATAAAAAGATTAAAAGTGGTAGGCTTTTAAATTTAGATAGCGAACATGAAGATGGAGTATTTATAGGATGTGCAGCTGGTGAGTTGATAGAGGCTAAAATCCCGCTTAAAATGGTAAAATATAGCCAAAAATTATTTGAATTGAGTATAGGTAATCTACCAGGTGGCCATAGCGGTTTAGAAATTATCAAAGATATACCAAATTCGCTAAAGATTATGGCTGAGTTTATAGCTAAAAATGGCGCTAAATTAGTAAATATTGAAGGTGGCGAGAGAAGCAACTCAATTCCAGTTAATGCTAAAGCCGTAGTTATGTGTGATAAAATATCATGGATTGATAAGAGAGTCAAAGTAAAAGAGTTGGGAATTGGTAATGAAATTTTGGAGTTTGGCGATAATATTTTAGCTCTTATAAATAGCTTTGCTCAGGGCGTAAGAAGCTATGATGAGAATTTAAATATTGTGCGAGATAGTATAAATTTATCTACGATTAAAAATGAAGATGGATTTATAAAAGTTGAGTTTTTTGCTAGGTCTATGAGTGAGACTGGACTTGAGAGAATTAAATTTGAGACAAAAACTTTGGCTAATTTAGCTGGGTTTGAAGTGAGCTTTTTTGAAAGAAGCGGAGCATGGACTCCAAATGTTGGTGAGTTTGCAAATGTCGTTTTAGGGTTTATGCAAGAAAATAATCCTAAAGTTAAATTTCAAGCTGTTCATGCTGGACTTGAGTGCGGCGTATTTGTCGCTAAGCAAAATGGATTAGAAGCTGCATCAATAGGGCCAAATATCTACTCTCCACATAGTATAAATGAACACTTAGAGATTGACTCACTAGAAAAAATAGCTAAAGTGGTAGAAAAAATAGTAGCATATTATCAAAATTAA
- a CDS encoding outer membrane protein assembly factor BamD yields MRIKFKSAIFVLSLTLLAGCGAKKDNELYNLTPDQWYNQILNDIKDADLESADKHYISFASEHIASPYLEQVLMILANAHVDEEEYKMANFYLDEYIKKYGTKKSIEYIQYLKIKANFDSFSKPNRNQKLVQDSIAQINEFLKNYPNTQYRALLETMLIKFRLADYYLNVEIQELYNKLDREDSAKIYQEKIDNSPLNDINSTKAKLPWYMTPFE; encoded by the coding sequence ATGAGAATAAAATTTAAATCTGCTATTTTTGTCTTATCTTTGACTTTGCTAGCTGGTTGTGGAGCTAAAAAAGATAATGAATTATATAATCTCACTCCAGATCAGTGGTATAATCAAATTTTAAATGATATCAAAGATGCTGATTTAGAATCAGCTGATAAGCACTATATCTCATTTGCTAGTGAGCATATAGCTAGTCCATATCTAGAGCAGGTTTTAATGATTTTAGCTAATGCTCATGTAGATGAAGAAGAGTATAAAATGGCAAATTTCTATCTAGATGAATATATTAAAAAGTATGGAACAAAAAAGAGTATAGAGTATATTCAATATTTAAAGATTAAGGCAAATTTTGATTCATTTTCTAAGCCAAATCGTAATCAAAAATTAGTTCAAGATAGTATTGCTCAGATTAATGAGTTTTTAAAAAACTATCCAAATACTCAGTATAGAGCGCTTTTAGAGACTATGTTGATTAAATTTAGATTGGCTGATTATTATTTAAATGTAGAAATTCAAGAACTTTACAATAAGCTTGATAGAGAAGACTCAGCTAAGATATATCAAGAAAAAATTGATAATTCACCACTAAATGATATTAATTCTACTAAGGCAAAACTACCTTGGTATATGACTCCATTTGAATAA
- a CDS encoding PaaI family thioesterase — protein MSEYDESLQDIGLIDSSELFQGLLNIPININSTLCGGILDMKPNYAKTALVTSNEMIFDDEKLIHGGFIFGAAELAAHVSVNTQYSVTIGAKVNLYAPARVGDLIEFEAHAYFEESKKREVKVIGTIKGIKVFEGTYQIVVLEEHIFKLQQKKKVSDEDEQ, from the coding sequence ATGAGTGAATATGATGAGAGTTTGCAAGATATAGGGCTTATTGATAGCTCTGAACTTTTTCAAGGGCTTTTAAATATCCCAATTAATATAAATTCAACCCTATGTGGTGGAATATTAGATATGAAGCCAAACTATGCTAAAACTGCTTTAGTAACTAGTAATGAGATGATTTTTGATGATGAGAAGCTGATTCATGGTGGATTTATTTTTGGAGCAGCTGAGTTAGCCGCACATGTCTCTGTAAATACTCAATACTCAGTTACTATCGGTGCTAAAGTTAATCTATATGCTCCAGCTAGAGTTGGTGATTTAATCGAATTTGAAGCTCATGCTTATTTTGAAGAGTCTAAAAAACGTGAAGTAAAAGTAATAGGCACCATCAAAGGGATAAAAGTCTTTGAAGGCACCTATCAAATAGTTGTATTAGAAGAGCATATTTTCAAACTACAACAAAAGAAAAAAGTATCTGATGAAGATGAGCAATAG
- the cmoB gene encoding tRNA 5-methoxyuridine(34)/uridine 5-oxyacetic acid(34) synthase CmoB, producing the protein MNNRAYDELLSRILKLNGDNCKLILDDSVRLEIPNFSSEIKDIAIALKPWRKGPFNLNELFIDSEWKSFIKFNILKPYLNLEGKSVADVGCNNGYYMFKMLEYKPKSITGFDPSELAFLQFSFINQFAKSDIKFEIAGVESLPSYKMKFDTIFCLGVLYHRSDPIKCLKELKSAMNPGGEVFIDTMYIDRDDEMVLSPNTSYSKIPNISFIPSIKALQNWTQRAKFKSFEILVTKDTDIFEQRKTQWIDGQSLGDFLDPNDSSKTIEGYPAPKRIYIRLT; encoded by the coding sequence ATGAATAATAGAGCCTATGATGAGCTTTTAAGTAGAATTTTAAAATTAAATGGTGATAATTGCAAGCTTATTTTAGACGATAGCGTAAGATTAGAAATACCAAATTTCTCAAGTGAGATTAAGGATATCGCAATAGCTTTAAAACCATGGAGAAAGGGACCTTTTAATCTAAATGAGCTTTTTATAGATAGCGAGTGGAAAAGCTTTATTAAGTTTAATATCTTAAAGCCATATTTAAATTTAGAAGGCAAAAGCGTAGCTGATGTAGGATGCAATAATGGCTACTATATGTTTAAAATGCTTGAATATAAGCCAAAAAGTATAACCGGGTTTGACCCTAGCGAGTTAGCTTTTTTGCAATTTAGTTTTATCAATCAATTTGCTAAAAGTGATATTAAATTTGAAATTGCTGGCGTGGAGAGTTTGCCAAGTTATAAGATGAAATTTGATACTATATTTTGTCTTGGAGTTTTATATCATAGAAGCGATCCAATTAAATGTCTAAAAGAACTAAAATCAGCAATGAATCCAGGCGGAGAAGTATTTATAGATACTATGTATATAGATCGTGATGATGAGATGGTACTAAGTCCAAATACAAGCTACTCAAAGATTCCAAATATTAGCTTTATTCCAAGCATAAAGGCGTTGCAAAACTGGACACAAAGAGCTAAATTTAAAAGCTTTGAAATCTTAGTAACTAAAGATACTGATATATTTGAACAGCGAAAAACACAGTGGATAGATGGTCAAAGCTTAGGAGATTTTTTAGACCCAAATGATAGCTCAAAAACAATTGAAGGCTATCCAGCACCAAAGCGAATTTATATAAGATTAACTTAA
- a CDS encoding ankyrin repeat domain-containing protein has translation MITQEEEKRYEELCGYAFNFARNNEFAQLELMLNAGLNVNLKNHKGDSLLMLASYNGSYETTKMLLERGANVDERNDRGQTPLAGVCFKGNLEIVKLLVEAGADIDANNGMGLTPYSFAIMFNRAEIAKYLLSKSKKRGIFKIISAKILGIFSKNSAA, from the coding sequence ATGATAACACAAGAAGAAGAAAAACGATATGAAGAGCTGTGTGGATATGCGTTTAATTTTGCTAGAAATAATGAATTTGCTCAGTTAGAGTTAATGCTAAATGCAGGATTAAATGTAAATCTTAAAAATCATAAAGGCGATAGTTTGCTAATGTTAGCTAGTTATAATGGTTCATATGAGACAACTAAGATGCTTTTAGAGCGTGGTGCAAATGTTGATGAGAGAAACGATCGTGGTCAAACCCCGCTAGCTGGAGTATGCTTTAAAGGCAATCTCGAGATAGTTAAGCTACTTGTAGAAGCAGGAGCTGATATCGATGCAAATAATGGAATGGGGCTTACTCCATATAGTTTTGCTATTATGTTTAATAGGGCAGAAATTGCTAAGTATCTATTAAGTAAGAGTAAAAAAAGAGGTATATTTAAAATAATAAGTGCTAAAATACTTGGAATATTTAGTAAAAATAGTGCTGCTTAA
- a CDS encoding N-acetyl sugar amidotransferase: MEYCSRCLQPNTRPGVVFKNGICGACLWQDESKIINWKTREDELKSIAQNAKLKAKGAYDCVIGVSGGKDSTFQAFYARDILGLRVLLVNCEPMDITPIGRANFENLKRHGFETISINPNRNLAKKLMKKAFYEYLNPVKPLEYTLYASAYIIADMFNIPMILQGENAALTLGAKNNLQDSSGNALNIVNSNTLKDNPIEIYMDEETELKDLFLYKVPVDELTKKGVTAVWLNYYTDKWSMQHNAKFAIERGLSIYPKDVNPYDLGTYRRCSQLDTYMTIVNQYFKYIKFGFGQCSDHVAYDLRNKNITKDEGKYLLRELDGKYGEFYMQKMASYLDLTPSQVLEYCEKFRGDMFEQCEDGWKLKNPIWQIKPIKGDHNLKDIMQRLEF; encoded by the coding sequence ATGGAATATTGCAGCAGATGCCTGCAGCCAAATACTCGCCCGGGGGTAGTTTTTAAAAACGGAATTTGTGGTGCGTGTCTATGGCAAGATGAATCAAAAATAATAAATTGGAAAACTAGAGAAGATGAGTTAAAATCCATCGCTCAAAATGCAAAACTAAAAGCCAAAGGTGCTTATGATTGCGTAATAGGAGTTAGCGGTGGCAAGGACTCGACATTTCAAGCATTTTATGCTAGAGATATTTTAGGGCTTAGAGTTTTACTAGTTAATTGCGAGCCGATGGATATTACGCCAATTGGAAGAGCAAATTTTGAAAATTTAAAGCGTCATGGTTTTGAGACAATATCTATAAATCCAAATAGAAATTTAGCAAAAAAGCTGATGAAAAAAGCATTTTATGAGTATCTAAATCCCGTAAAACCTCTTGAATACACGCTTTATGCCTCAGCCTATATAATTGCTGATATGTTTAATATCCCTATGATATTACAAGGTGAGAATGCTGCTCTTACCCTAGGTGCTAAAAATAACCTACAAGATAGTAGCGGAAACGCTCTAAATATCGTAAATTCAAATACTCTTAAAGATAATCCAATAGAAATCTATATGGATGAAGAGACTGAACTAAAAGATCTATTTTTATACAAGGTTCCAGTAGATGAACTCACCAAAAAGGGTGTAACTGCTGTATGGCTAAATTATTATACAGACAAATGGAGTATGCAGCATAATGCCAAATTTGCTATTGAGCGAGGTCTTAGCATATATCCTAAAGATGTCAATCCATATGACCTAGGCACATATCGCAGGTGTTCTCAATTAGACACATATATGACTATTGTTAATCAATATTTTAAATATATCAAATTTGGCTTTGGACAGTGCAGCGACCATGTAGCATATGATTTAAGAAATAAAAATATCACTAAAGATGAAGGTAAATATCTACTGCGTGAGCTTGATGGCAAATATGGTGAGTTTTATATGCAAAAGATGGCCTCTTATCTAGATTTAACACCAAGCCAAGTGTTAGAATATTGTGAAAAATTTAGAGGTGATATGTTTGAACAATGCGAAGATGGCTGGAAGCTTAAAAATCCAATCTGGCAGATAAAACCTATCAAAGGCGATCATAATCTTAAAGATATTATGCAAAGATTAGAATTTTAA
- a CDS encoding MBL fold metallo-hydrolase, with product MQIISRAFGIYETNCYVVVLDNGEVIIDPGDGALEWIERVCKNPLAILCTHGHFDHIYDCDAIRARFGIKIYMPRSDAFMSLNDPFKLLEAKFSPNVLVDDKDEIELDGVKFCFHHFPGHTPGCSVITADGIMFSGDFIFKNSIGRYDFPFSDGELMKKSLKKVLEFQNYKIYPGHGAATTLDAERNSLIRWAQAI from the coding sequence ATGCAGATTATTTCAAGAGCTTTTGGGATTTATGAGACTAATTGTTATGTAGTTGTTTTAGATAATGGTGAGGTGATAATAGACCCAGGTGACGGAGCTTTGGAGTGGATTGAAAGAGTATGTAAAAATCCTTTGGCTATACTTTGTACTCATGGGCATTTTGATCATATATATGATTGTGATGCTATAAGGGCTAGATTTGGTATAAAAATTTATATGCCACGCAGTGATGCTTTTATGTCTTTAAATGATCCGTTTAAACTTTTAGAGGCTAAATTTAGCCCCAATGTGTTAGTAGATGATAAAGATGAGATAGAGCTTGATGGGGTAAAGTTTTGCTTTCATCATTTTCCAGGACATACTCCAGGGTGTAGTGTTATTACGGCTGATGGGATAATGTTTAGTGGAGATTTTATTTTTAAAAATTCAATCGGTAGATATGATTTTCCTTTTAGCGATGGAGAGCTAATGAAAAAAAGCTTAAAAAAGGTACTTGAGTTTCAAAATTATAAAATTTATCCAGGGCATGGAGCCGCAACTACTTTAGATGCAGAAAGAAATTCTTTAATTAGATGGGCTCAAGCTATATAG
- a CDS encoding catalase, which produces MTKQLNTASGNPISSNQFSITAGATGPVLLQDYQLIEKLAFQNRERIPERTVHAKGSGAYGVLEITEDISRYTKANVLQKGEKTKLFLRFSTVAGEAGAADAERDVRGFAIKFYTKEGNWDLVGNNTPTFFIKDGMKFPDFIHSQKRDPRTHLRSANAAWDFWTLNPETMHQVMILMSDRGIPASYRHMHGFGSHTYSLINQNGERFWVKFHFKTRQGIKNLTNEEAAKIIAVDRESHQRDLYEAIDRGEFPQWDFKIQIMSQEEANECEFNPFDLTKIWPHSKYPLINVGVLTLNQNPKNYFNEVEQAAFSPSNIVPGIGYSPDRMLQARIFSYPDAQRYRVGVHYQQLEVNKPIVEVNNYYVGGAMNNGSYAQEKSAYYEPNSNGGPVENAKFAEPDLAIGEIAQRFNHREYYADYYTDARSLYAILSSDEKARLHSNIAQSMNGVSDDIIQKALNHFRLIDPAYADGVKAALAK; this is translated from the coding sequence ATGACAAAACAATTAAATACAGCTAGCGGAAATCCAATTAGCTCAAATCAGTTTAGTATCACAGCAGGTGCTACCGGCCCAGTATTACTTCAAGATTATCAATTGATTGAAAAACTTGCATTTCAAAATAGAGAGAGAATCCCAGAAAGAACAGTCCATGCTAAGGGTAGTGGTGCATATGGTGTTTTAGAGATTACTGAAGATATTAGTAGATATACTAAAGCAAATGTGCTTCAAAAAGGTGAAAAAACTAAATTATTTTTACGCTTTAGCACGGTTGCTGGCGAGGCTGGTGCAGCAGATGCAGAAAGAGATGTTAGAGGATTTGCAATTAAATTTTATACTAAAGAGGGCAATTGGGACTTAGTAGGTAATAACACACCGACATTTTTTATCAAAGATGGTATGAAATTTCCAGATTTTATCCACTCTCAAAAAAGAGACCCAAGAACACACTTAAGATCAGCAAACGCTGCGTGGGATTTTTGGACACTAAACCCTGAGACAATGCATCAAGTAATGATCTTAATGAGCGATAGGGGAATCCCAGCAAGTTATCGTCATATGCATGGTTTTGGCAGTCATACATATAGCTTAATAAATCAAAATGGTGAGAGATTTTGGGTTAAATTCCACTTTAAAACTCGTCAAGGTATTAAAAATCTAACCAATGAAGAAGCAGCTAAGATCATAGCTGTAGATAGAGAGAGTCATCAAAGAGATCTATATGAGGCAATTGATAGAGGTGAGTTCCCTCAGTGGGATTTTAAGATTCAAATAATGAGTCAAGAAGAGGCTAATGAGTGCGAGTTTAATCCATTTGACCTAACTAAAATCTGGCCTCACTCTAAATATCCACTTATAAATGTAGGCGTTTTAACTCTTAATCAAAACCCTAAAAACTATTTTAACGAAGTAGAACAAGCAGCATTTAGTCCAAGCAATATAGTTCCAGGTATTGGTTATAGCCCAGATAGAATGCTTCAAGCTAGAATTTTTAGCTATCCAGATGCTCAAAGATATAGAGTTGGTGTGCATTATCAACAACTTGAAGTTAATAAGCCAATAGTTGAAGTCAATAACTACTATGTAGGTGGAGCTATGAATAATGGTAGCTATGCACAAGAAAAATCAGCATATTATGAGCCAAATAGCAATGGTGGGCCAGTTGAAAATGCTAAATTCGCTGAACCAGATTTAGCCATAGGCGAGATAGCACAAAGATTTAATCATAGAGAATACTATGCTGATTATTATACAGATGCAAGGTCATTATATGCAATATTGTCAAGTGATGAGAAAGCCAGACTTCATTCTAATATAGCACAAAGCATGAATGGTGTAAGCGATGATATAATCCAAAAAGCGTTAAATCATTTTAGATTAATTGACCCAGCTTACGCTGATGGCGTAAAAGCTGCACTAGCTAAGTAG
- the fliW gene encoding flagellar assembly protein FliW, translated as MKYSVKNPIPGFENIKEVEVTKIDDFFVKMQDVDSKTSFTMINPYALRPDYEFDIPTPYKNLLEIDENSKLELYAIVAISSPIEESTVNFLAPVLCNTTSATLAQIVLDNRYYPNFGQAEKISKYVQKQ; from the coding sequence GTGAAATATTCTGTTAAAAACCCTATCCCTGGATTTGAAAACATCAAAGAGGTTGAAGTAACCAAAATTGATGATTTTTTTGTTAAAATGCAAGATGTAGATAGCAAAACATCTTTTACCATGATCAACCCATATGCGCTTCGTCCAGATTATGAATTTGATATTCCAACTCCATATAAAAATCTACTTGAAATAGATGAGAATTCTAAATTAGAGCTATATGCAATCGTTGCTATTAGTAGCCCAATTGAAGAATCTACTGTAAATTTCTTAGCTCCAGTACTTTGCAATACAACATCTGCTACTTTAGCACAAATCGTTTTAGATAATCGCTATTATCCAAATTTTGGTCAAGCAGAAAAAATAAGTAAATATGTTCAAAAACAATAA